The bacterium genome includes a region encoding these proteins:
- a CDS encoding FlgD immunoglobulin-like domain containing protein, which translates to MKCKVFIVVLLLSLVFANLTFGIQPLDELQPIIPPNNATNQSIDTDLVWSWTGGTVTYEVYFGTRSFTLNKIGTTTSTFYNNLHQLAYDTWYIWKIIATNGTFTEGGTWTFKTIDDKPPGTPTGLIANAIWWNEIKLSWNDTYDDEYDFTIQRKTGVDGVYSTITTVVANTTSYYDKNLSENTTYYYRIAGRDGYGYSNYSEPISATTPLRPQFNPYDNLFDPTKGQQVTFRYTLSWAAKVKIKVYTLDGLLVKTVVDSYRDAGPHNTDKWDGKDEDDEIVASGIYLVYFDCGYFNEIKKIAVIK; encoded by the coding sequence ATGAAATGTAAGGTTTTCATAGTAGTTTTACTTTTATCATTAGTATTTGCAAATTTAACCTTTGGTATTCAGCCACTTGATGAACTTCAACCAATTATCCCCCCAAACAATGCAACTAATCAATCTATAGATACAGACTTAGTCTGGTCATGGACAGGTGGTACTGTAACTTATGAAGTGTATTTTGGAACTCGTTCATTTACTCTAAATAAAATTGGAACTACTACTTCCACCTTTTATAATAATTTACACCAATTAGCCTATGATACATGGTATATCTGGAAAATCATTGCTACCAATGGCACATTCACTGAAGGAGGTACCTGGACATTTAAAACTATTGACGATAAACCACCTGGAACACCAACTGGTCTTATTGCTAATGCAATTTGGTGGAATGAGATAAAATTATCCTGGAATGATACCTATGACGATGAATATGATTTTACTATTCAAAGAAAAACGGGTGTGGATGGAGTTTATAGCACAATAACCACTGTAGTTGCAAATACCACTTCATATTACGATAAAAATTTAAGTGAAAATACTACTTACTACTATCGAATAGCTGGACGGGATGGTTATGGATATTCAAATTATTCTGAACCAATATCTGCTACTACTCCTCTAAGACCACAATTTAACCCCTATGATAACTTATTTGACCCAACAAAAGGACAACAAGTAACATTTAGATATACCCTTTCATGGGCTGCTAAAGTAAAAATTAAGGTTTATACATTAGATGGTCTCCTGGTAAAAACAGTTGTAGATAGTTATAGGGATGCCGGACCACATAATACGGATAAATGGGATGGTAAGGATGAAGATGATGAGATAGTTGCCAGTGGAATTTATTTGGTATATTTTGATTGTGGCTATTTCAATGAAATAAAGAAGATAGCGGTGATTAAATGA
- a CDS encoding class I SAM-dependent methyltransferase: MFFKNDPWWEINKSHFWDGDVSISQLQLAKEHNFRIRKLIPPSNQKEKICLDVGCGSGLFSEQIIKKGYDVIGTDYDERAIKLAKERGINTIQVDVEREKIPFENQTFDLIVCCEVIEHIKNPHNMLKEIHRVLKDDGFFVITTPNIAWWYLRLKMLFGIWGVIEPDHIRFFTPRSLKECLDFFGFKVIKVASLFNLPRLGIRELPYGHSISYNFGFQCIKKR, translated from the coding sequence ATGTTTTTTAAAAACGATCCGTGGTGGGAAATAAATAAATCCCATTTCTGGGATGGAGATGTGAGTATCTCACAATTACAGTTAGCAAAAGAGCATAATTTCCGAATAAGAAAGTTAATACCTCCAAGCAATCAAAAAGAAAAAATATGTTTAGATGTAGGATGTGGCTCGGGGTTATTCAGTGAACAAATTATAAAAAAGGGATATGATGTAATAGGAACTGATTATGATGAACGAGCAATTAAACTTGCTAAGGAAAGAGGGATTAATACTATTCAGGTAGATGTAGAGAGAGAAAAAATTCCTTTTGAAAATCAAACCTTTGACTTAATTGTATGTTGTGAAGTGATTGAACATATAAAAAACCCTCACAATATGTTAAAGGAAATACACCGAGTGCTAAAAGATGATGGTTTTTTTGTTATTACTACTCCTAATATTGCGTGGTGGTACTTGAGATTAAAAATGTTATTTGGCATTTGGGGCGTAATTGAACCAGACCATATTCGTTTCTTTACCCCGCGTTCATTAAAGGAGTGTTTAGATTTTTTTGGGTTTAAGGTTATAAAAGTAGCTTCTCTTTTCAATCTTCCCCGATTAGGCATCAGGGAATTACCCTATGGTCATTCTATTTCCTATAACTTTGGGTTTCAATGTATTAAGAAAAGGTAG
- a CDS encoding NAD-dependent epimerase/dehydratase family protein, with the protein MEKENMERFKSKIILDDIARIIQKLGDKIERLENKSFLITGANGMLPSYMVYVLTRLNDIYFKDKCKIYVLTRNKILDNDRLGYSLKRDDVVQITVDVSQPFTFNYPVDFIIHAASKASPKHYLQHRLDTIFANVNGTIILLEYARKNPIESFLYFSSAEIYGTPDINNIPTPEDYIGRVSHLNNRSCYVESKKFAETLCMNYFWEFGIPVKIVRPSHIFGPEISLDDGRVIADFINNGLNGQNIKLLSRGTATRTFCDLSDATIAFFLVLLADYNGEVFNIGNDSGEISMKSLAEMMVKLFDYKIKVEMPEKEQTDYIVESPERSCVSIDKIRKKLGYNPEITLEECLKKIIAYHKEKM; encoded by the coding sequence ATGGAAAAAGAAAATATGGAGAGATTCAAATCAAAGATTATTTTAGATGATATTGCTCGAATTATTCAAAAGTTAGGTGATAAAATTGAAAGATTAGAAAATAAATCTTTTTTAATCACAGGCGCAAATGGAATGCTTCCCAGTTATATGGTTTATGTTTTGACTCGTTTAAATGATATATATTTTAAAGATAAATGTAAAATTTATGTTTTAACCAGAAACAAGATATTAGATAATGACCGATTAGGTTATAGTTTAAAAAGAGATGATGTTGTTCAAATAACCGTAGATGTCAGTCAACCATTTACTTTCAATTATCCAGTTGATTTTATTATTCATGCTGCATCTAAGGCTTCCCCTAAACATTACTTACAACATAGGCTTGATACTATTTTTGCTAATGTCAATGGAACTATAATTTTACTTGAATATGCTAGGAAAAATCCAATAGAGAGTTTTTTATATTTTAGCAGTGCAGAGATTTATGGAACACCAGATATAAATAATATTCCTACTCCTGAAGATTATATAGGAAGGGTTTCTCATCTCAACAATAGATCTTGTTATGTAGAATCCAAAAAGTTTGCAGAAACTTTATGTATGAATTATTTTTGGGAATTTGGTATTCCGGTTAAGATAGTTCGTCCATCTCATATTTTTGGTCCAGAGATTTCATTAGATGATGGTCGGGTTATTGCAGATTTTATAAATAATGGATTGAATGGACAGAATATTAAATTATTGAGTAGAGGAACTGCGACAAGGACTTTTTGTGATCTTTCTGATGCAACTATTGCTTTTTTCCTGGTGTTATTAGCTGATTATAATGGAGAGGTATTTAATATAGGTAATGATTCTGGAGAAATAAGTATGAAGTCTCTGGCAGAAATGATGGTTAAACTTTTTGATTATAAGATCAAAGTTGAAATGCCGGAAAAAGAACAGACAGATTATATAGTTGAGTCACCAGAGAGAAGTTGTGTTAGTATTGATAAGATAAGAAAAAAGTTAGGGTATAACCCCGAAATTACCTTAGAAGAATGCCTTAAAAAAATAATTGCTTATCATAAAGAAAAAATGTAA
- a CDS encoding transketolase yields the protein MINDIKYLENLAKQVRVKILDIITTAKSSHLGCSFSIVEILIVLYYEILDITLENWRSVNRERFILSKGHACAALYTVLWQKGFITEDTLNTYYQNGSLLGAHPSLDTIPGIEASTGSLGHGLSIGCGLAYANKLNNLNKKVYVLIGDGECNEGTIWEAALFANHHRLNNLIVILDRNKIQGYGYTEEIIKLEPLQMKWQSFGWNVLRVNGHDITLLVETFNSIQNNEGPTIIIADTLHGKCVDFLENKLEWHYRSPTEEEFKKAKECLV from the coding sequence ATGATTAATGATATAAAATATTTAGAAAATTTAGCAAAACAGGTTAGAGTTAAAATACTTGATATTATTACCACAGCAAAAAGTTCTCATTTAGGCTGTTCTTTTTCCATAGTGGAGATTTTAATTGTCTTATATTATGAAATATTAGATATAACATTAGAAAACTGGCGTTCAGTTAATCGAGAGCGGTTTATCTTAAGCAAAGGACATGCCTGTGCAGCTCTATACACTGTCTTATGGCAAAAAGGTTTTATTACAGAAGATACCTTGAATACCTATTATCAAAATGGTTCCCTTTTGGGAGCCCATCCCTCCTTAGACACTATTCCTGGAATTGAAGCCTCTACTGGTTCTTTGGGACATGGTTTGTCAATTGGTTGTGGTTTAGCCTATGCTAATAAATTGAATAATCTAAACAAAAAGGTTTATGTCTTAATTGGTGATGGAGAATGCAATGAGGGAACGATTTGGGAGGCAGCCTTATTTGCTAATCACCATCGCTTAAATAACCTGATAGTTATTTTAGATAGAAATAAAATACAGGGTTACGGTTATACCGAAGAGATTATTAAATTAGAACCGCTACAGATGAAATGGCAGTCTTTTGGGTGGAATGTGTTACGAGTAAATGGGCATGATATAACTCTTTTAGTGGAGACATTCAATTCGATACAGAACAATGAAGGACCAACAATAATTATAGCGGATACACTTCATGGGAAATGTGTAGACTTTCTTGAAAATAAATTGGAATGGCATTATCGCTCTCCGACAGAAGAGGAATTTAAAAAAGCAAAGGAATGTTTAGTATAA
- a CDS encoding transketolase C-terminal domain-containing protein: MRTAFVDELSNIVKQDKNVILITGDMGYSVFENFQKQFPQNFINAGISEANMVGIAAGLALAGKKIFLYTFASFDTMRSFEQVRIDLCYQNLNVNIIGLGGGITYGKEGSTHQALEDIALMKSLPNMTVLCPGDPIETKALVSEIIKRNGPSYIRIGKAGEPIVYNPNQKFAIGKNIKLNQGKDGTIFTTGNMLASAKQLVSELHQEGLNLNLYQVHTIKPLDKSIINDDLGKFIFTIEEHSEVGGLGSSIAELLYENRIYLPFFKISLPDAFIKEVGTQDYLRNIYGLSVSKMKSRILSQVKNI; this comes from the coding sequence ATGAGGACAGCTTTTGTAGATGAATTGTCAAATATTGTTAAACAAGACAAAAATGTTATTTTGATAACCGGGGATATGGGTTATTCTGTTTTTGAAAATTTTCAAAAACAATTTCCCCAAAATTTTATCAATGCAGGTATTTCAGAAGCCAATATGGTAGGAATTGCGGCTGGTTTGGCTTTGGCAGGTAAAAAAATATTTTTATATACCTTCGCCTCATTTGATACGATGCGTAGCTTTGAACAGGTGAGAATAGATCTATGTTATCAAAATCTTAATGTCAATATAATTGGTCTGGGAGGAGGAATTACCTATGGTAAAGAGGGTTCTACTCATCAAGCTTTAGAAGATATTGCCTTGATGAAAAGTCTGCCTAATATGACGGTTTTATGTCCTGGAGACCCTATTGAAACTAAGGCATTAGTCTCAGAAATTATAAAAAGAAATGGACCATCTTATATTAGAATAGGTAAAGCAGGTGAACCTATAGTTTATAACCCAAATCAGAAGTTTGCCATTGGTAAAAATATTAAATTAAATCAGGGCAAAGATGGTACTATTTTTACTACCGGAAATATGCTGGCTTCAGCTAAACAACTTGTGTCTGAATTGCACCAGGAAGGACTCAACCTTAATTTATATCAAGTTCATACGATTAAACCATTGGATAAGAGTATAATAAATGATGACCTGGGGAAATTTATATTCACCATCGAAGAACATTCAGAAGTAGGAGGATTAGGCTCATCTATAGCGGAATTATTGTATGAGAATAGAATCTACTTACCTTTTTTTAAAATCTCATTACCTGATGCCTTTATTAAAGAAGTAGGAACTCAAGATTATTTAAGAAATATTTATGGATTGTCGGTAAGTAAGATGAAAAGTAGAATATTATCACAGGTGAAAAATATATAA
- a CDS encoding glycosyltransferase family 2 protein — protein MNELKLSILIPTYNRARYLEECLKSIINSYKNDDIEIIVSDNCSDDDTELVVKNYSSDSRIRYFRNKENIGSERNYLSLLEKARAKYIFFLTDDDQVKPQAISKIINLIDNSNYGIIMGGYEDFDDDKKECININIKHKEFKSFEKGEDGLINLFSLSHILSGIIVRRDCIDLAEFRSTIGTMYCQMFLVGSVLNKTTSCYLPEVIVIHRVNNQLFWSLSNDYNARKILDIIEKVCQGEKLKKAKGILISQRAKETLSNLICAKKVSLVKYFKTIFIFFQFKEFRFNIFFWRSLILSFLYTQKLNTMRRKMLKIYRPVR, from the coding sequence ATGAATGAATTAAAGTTATCTATCTTAATACCCACCTATAATCGGGCAAGATATTTAGAAGAATGTCTAAAATCAATTATTAATTCCTATAAGAATGATGATATTGAAATAATTGTTAGTGATAATTGCTCTGATGATGATACGGAGTTAGTTGTCAAAAATTATAGTTCAGATTCAAGGATTAGATATTTTCGGAATAAAGAAAATATTGGCTCTGAAAGGAATTATTTAAGCTTATTGGAAAAAGCAAGGGCTAAATATATATTTTTTCTGACTGATGATGACCAGGTAAAACCACAAGCAATCTCCAAAATAATTAACCTCATTGATAATTCTAATTATGGAATTATTATGGGAGGATATGAAGATTTTGATGATGATAAAAAAGAATGTATTAATATTAATATAAAGCATAAAGAATTTAAGTCCTTTGAAAAAGGGGAAGACGGGTTAATCAACCTCTTTTCTTTAAGTCATATCTTGAGTGGTATAATTGTCAGACGAGATTGTATTGATTTGGCTGAATTTCGAAGTACTATTGGAACTATGTATTGTCAGATGTTCCTGGTAGGAAGTGTGTTAAATAAAACCACATCCTGCTATTTACCTGAAGTTATAGTTATTCATCGAGTTAATAATCAACTTTTCTGGTCACTCTCAAATGATTATAACGCCAGGAAGATATTAGATATTATTGAAAAGGTCTGTCAGGGAGAAAAACTAAAAAAAGCAAAGGGAATTTTGATTAGTCAGCGGGCAAAAGAAACCTTGTCTAATCTTATTTGTGCAAAAAAAGTTTCCTTAGTTAAGTATTTCAAAACCATCTTTATTTTCTTCCAATTTAAGGAATTTAGATTCAATATATTTTTTTGGAGAAGTCTGATTTTATCATTCTTATATACTCAAAAACTTAACACAATGAGAAGAAAAATGCTTAAAATATATCGACCTGTGCGGTGA